From Proteiniborus sp. MB09-C3, the proteins below share one genomic window:
- a CDS encoding class I SAM-dependent methyltransferase — MDKVIQYWDNAAKSYSEFEATSQYSNFCREFIINYFTSVQNKIILDAGCGNGEHTHILSQKGAKVVGCDGSVEMLKLAKLKYPSYRFDHVNLLNHLPYKNNEFDIVQCNLVLMDIDPIDRDISEFYRVIKNNGTFFFSIVHPAFYNAIWERDERGVALSKKYQAT; from the coding sequence TTGGATAAAGTTATTCAATATTGGGATAATGCTGCTAAGAGTTATTCGGAATTTGAAGCAACCTCACAGTATTCCAATTTTTGTCGTGAGTTTATTATAAATTATTTTACGAGTGTTCAAAATAAAATAATTCTTGATGCAGGTTGTGGTAATGGTGAACATACACATATCTTGTCACAAAAAGGTGCAAAAGTTGTGGGTTGCGATGGATCTGTTGAAATGCTTAAACTGGCAAAATTAAAATATCCATCTTATAGATTTGATCATGTTAACCTTTTAAATCATTTGCCGTATAAAAATAATGAGTTTGATATAGTTCAATGTAATTTAGTTCTAATGGATATTGATCCCATAGATAGGGATATTTCAGAATTTTACAGAGTTATAAAAAATAATGGTACATTCTTTTTTTCTATTGTTCACCCTGCATTCTATAATGCCATTTGGGAAAGAGACGAACGAGGTGTTGCATTATCAAAAAAGTATCAAGCTACATAA
- a CDS encoding IS3 family transposase, with amino-acid sequence MYKEVKNLSKERRISVNSVLKILGVSSSGCYDYLKREDSNQKIRKQQVKQEITEIYNESKQIYGAPKITSILQSRGHVIAEKTVGNYMRELGIKAIWISPYSRTTIDPDFDNKLRNILDRNFSPNSSNTVWVTDITYVWTVSGFVYLTTVMDLFSRKVIGWHLSDTLSTEGVLKAINKAKSSRKIDAPIIIHSDRGVQYVSKAYIEATPAGEFIRSYSQKGTPWDNAVIESFHALIKREWLNRFVIRHISHAHELIFEYIETFYNTKRIHSHCDMSSPYDFEDKHVG; translated from the coding sequence ATATATAAAGAAGTAAAAAATTTATCTAAAGAACGCCGAATTTCAGTTAACAGTGTGCTTAAAATACTAGGCGTTTCATCTTCTGGATGCTATGATTATTTAAAAAGAGAAGATTCAAATCAGAAGATTAGAAAACAACAGGTTAAGCAAGAAATTACAGAGATTTACAATGAATCTAAACAAATATATGGTGCCCCTAAAATAACATCCATACTGCAAAGCAGAGGTCATGTCATTGCAGAGAAAACAGTTGGGAATTATATGCGTGAGTTAGGCATAAAAGCAATTTGGATAAGCCCATATAGCAGGACAACAATTGATCCAGATTTTGATAATAAACTTAGAAATATTCTAGATAGAAATTTTTCACCTAATTCATCAAATACGGTATGGGTAACAGATATTACCTATGTATGGACAGTAAGTGGATTCGTTTACTTAACAACTGTGATGGATCTATTCTCACGAAAAGTAATAGGTTGGCATCTTTCAGATACTCTTTCAACAGAAGGAGTGCTAAAAGCCATCAATAAGGCAAAATCATCTAGGAAGATAGATGCTCCGATAATCATTCATAGCGACAGAGGTGTACAATATGTATCCAAAGCATACATTGAGGCTACACCAGCAGGAGAATTTATACGAAGTTATTCACAAAAGGGAACCCCTTGGGACAATGCTGTCATTGAGTCTTTTCATGCTCTAATAAAGAGAGAATGGCTCAACAGATTTGTCATAAGGCATATTAGTCATGCTCATGAACTCATTTTTGAATATATCGAAACATTCTACAATACTAAGAGAATTCACAGTCATTGTGATATGTCTTCACCTTATGACTTTGAGGATAAGCATGTTGGTTAA
- a CDS encoding ATP-dependent RecD-like DNA helicase, protein MNKIDAKILDIDKVICKNIDVFKCTERGLLSQNILSQLRNFVEHISLKIYANGRDIDNTYQNIEKANDYIKTKGNLRFLSKFHRLLQISASHYTLDEENSERLMIKYYEYLIRIKDFLNSTYNIEVLNNIEDFPINFDPNLKEYYEKIAEKIDYSRATEYKSNYSARYYIKKIKPFFIGQKIYYEITFTIADDRISKFDRIIAFTDIDISPNYAVEFQIKNDSIDILGKKMPILIIKDWKVSIRPCELNNYSKIFGTNINISRASLEYRMLMEFLTLTKLNLTEVIQLNDKYYSTIRKRVISKTGNSKIFDILDKSRELVKDNNPGSNVVRYLLYRLNNRIIKRQYKDGYWDSRNYEYIYKGCSYLSGLYLNLGCIPFDRLPFNFSLLNHNPTSSDLFDCLDASNREHEMLARLIRHNTETKGQLYTSKKEIIGFNNIEDIIQDYNDELYYKHAHQKLDIYKENIYISGYEDDTIYIIKRLRELTTSGVENYLNSVDYWLQTSTYYIDCDEKKEILRKMFEDSKVGLIYGAAGTGKSTLINHISNFFNDKEKLYLATTNPAVDNLERRINAANCTFKTIAKFLYNNNGDTEYDILIIDECSTVSNKDMVSILKKVSFRLLVLVGDIYQIESIIFGNWFSMAQEFVSKSAISNLTKPYRSNSNKLLTLWDRVRNMDDAILEILTKNNYSTTLDESIFEFTEEDEIILCLNYDGLYGINNINRFLQGNNKNDAIQWGVHIYKINDPILFNESERFSPLIYNNLKGRIIDIERYDDRIQFDIEIYKSINELDVEGYDLEFIGNSDSGNSVIRFWVNEFGNTDEDDSMSSETIVPFQVAYAISIHKAQGLEYNSVKIVITDEVEERITHNIFYTAITRAKEKLKIYWTPETENRILNNLSIENNRKDIALISNKFNL, encoded by the coding sequence ATGAATAAAATAGATGCTAAAATTTTAGATATTGATAAAGTAATATGTAAAAATATAGATGTGTTTAAATGCACTGAGAGAGGGCTTTTATCACAAAACATTTTGTCTCAGCTAAGAAATTTTGTTGAGCATATTTCATTAAAAATATATGCGAATGGACGAGACATTGATAACACTTATCAAAATATAGAAAAGGCAAATGATTATATAAAAACTAAGGGCAATCTGAGATTTCTAAGTAAATTTCATAGATTGCTACAGATTTCAGCATCACATTATACTCTTGATGAGGAAAACTCAGAAAGGTTAATGATAAAGTACTATGAATATTTAATTAGAATTAAAGATTTTTTAAATAGCACATATAATATTGAGGTATTGAACAACATAGAAGATTTTCCGATTAATTTTGATCCTAACCTTAAAGAATATTATGAAAAGATAGCAGAAAAGATAGATTATTCCCGTGCAACAGAATATAAAAGCAACTATAGTGCTAGATATTATATTAAAAAAATCAAACCTTTTTTTATTGGGCAGAAGATATATTATGAGATTACATTTACAATTGCTGATGATAGGATAAGTAAATTCGATAGAATCATAGCATTTACAGATATAGATATTTCTCCAAATTATGCAGTTGAATTTCAAATTAAAAATGATAGTATCGATATTCTTGGTAAAAAGATGCCTATATTAATTATTAAAGATTGGAAAGTTAGTATTAGACCCTGTGAATTAAATAATTATTCAAAGATTTTTGGGACAAATATTAATATAAGTCGTGCCTCTTTAGAATATAGAATGCTAATGGAATTTTTAACTTTAACCAAATTGAATTTAACTGAAGTGATCCAACTTAATGATAAATATTACTCCACGATTAGGAAGCGAGTAATATCAAAAACAGGAAATTCTAAGATATTTGATATATTGGATAAAAGTAGAGAACTTGTAAAGGATAATAACCCTGGGAGCAATGTAGTTAGATACTTGCTTTATCGCCTAAATAATAGAATTATTAAAAGACAATATAAGGATGGATATTGGGATTCTAGAAACTATGAATATATTTATAAGGGATGTTCATACTTATCAGGTTTGTATTTAAATCTTGGTTGCATACCTTTTGATAGATTGCCTTTTAATTTTTCATTATTAAATCACAACCCTACTTCATCAGACCTATTTGATTGTCTTGATGCTTCAAACCGTGAACATGAAATGTTAGCAAGATTGATTAGGCATAATACTGAGACAAAGGGCCAATTATATACTTCCAAAAAAGAAATTATAGGGTTTAATAATATCGAGGATATAATTCAAGATTATAATGATGAACTGTATTACAAACATGCACATCAAAAACTGGATATTTATAAAGAAAATATTTATATTAGTGGTTACGAAGATGACACTATTTATATTATAAAGAGACTTAGAGAGCTTACTACATCTGGTGTTGAAAATTATTTGAACTCTGTTGATTATTGGTTGCAAACATCTACTTATTATATAGATTGTGATGAAAAGAAGGAAATACTAAGGAAAATGTTTGAAGACTCAAAAGTCGGATTAATATATGGTGCTGCCGGTACAGGAAAATCTACCTTAATAAATCATATATCAAACTTTTTTAATGATAAGGAAAAACTTTACTTAGCAACAACTAATCCAGCAGTGGATAATTTAGAAAGAAGAATCAATGCTGCTAATTGCACATTCAAGACTATAGCAAAATTTTTATATAATAATAACGGAGATACAGAGTATGACATATTAATTATTGATGAATGCAGTACCGTTAGCAATAAAGATATGGTATCTATTTTAAAAAAAGTATCTTTTAGGCTTTTAGTTTTGGTTGGGGATATATATCAGATAGAATCGATCATTTTTGGAAACTGGTTTAGCATGGCACAAGAATTTGTTTCAAAATCTGCTATTTCTAACTTAACTAAACCTTATCGTAGCAATAGTAATAAGTTACTTACTTTATGGGATAGAGTTAGAAATATGGATGATGCAATACTCGAAATACTTACTAAGAATAATTATTCAACGACTCTAGATGAATCAATTTTTGAATTTACTGAAGAAGATGAAATAATCTTATGTTTAAATTATGATGGACTTTATGGTATAAATAATATAAATAGATTTTTACAAGGAAATAATAAAAATGATGCAATACAATGGGGGGTTCATATTTATAAAATTAATGATCCTATTTTATTTAATGAGTCTGAAAGATTTTCTCCTCTAATCTATAATAACTTAAAAGGGAGAATAATTGATATAGAAAGATACGATGATAGAATACAATTTGATATTGAAATTTATAAGTCGATCAACGAATTAGATGTAGAGGGATACGATCTTGAGTTTATTGGAAATTCTGATAGTGGAAATTCAGTGATACGCTTTTGGGTTAATGAATTTGGTAATACTGATGAAGATGATAGTATGTCATCCGAAACTATAGTTCCTTTCCAAGTGGCTTATGCTATATCAATTCATAAAGCACAGGGATTAGAGTATAATTCAGTTAAAATTGTTATAACAGATGAAGTTGAGGAGAGAATTACACACAATATATTCTATACGGCAATAACCCGTGCAAAGGAAAAGTTGAAGATATATTGGACACCAGAAACAGAGAATAGAATATTAAATAACTTATCAATAGAAAACAATAGAAAAGATATAGCATTAATCTCAAATAAATTTAACCTATAA
- the istA gene encoding IS21 family transposase, protein MKGWNMFAEIKQYKLKGFNKSQVSRFLKINYKTVDKYWNMSYEEYAELKEEAKNRRKKVDKHRELILSWIKEFRDISTAQIYDWLKERYSEVDFSDRTLRLYVKDLREKYELPKVPCARQYEEIPELPMGYQAQVDLGQTWLSKRDGSKIKAYCFAMVLSHSRYKFLWWKDKPFNTLSFIEAHNKAFEYFGGMPKEIVYDQDRILAVSENHGDIIFTEMFQNYISSMKFKTRLCRAFDPESKGKIEAVVKYAKYNFAKHRAFIDIDLLNEDSFKWLDRTGNAKVHEITRKVPKEVFTLEKEHLQKVPSLFENIQLNNSLTYTVRKNNTISYKQNRYQVPKGTYRPGKEVKLIINDNKMNIVDLDTELVIATHSISNQKGKLIQIYHPEREKKKTRDEMYDKALKALGMTDEAKELLDNIRKEKERYCRDQFGLIISVVKDYDEKLVGQAVEYCVKRKLFSAGMFKDTLEYLSIKKETGSEKKYDKANLSISSKYQDVKPEIRNIDEYINALKGDKKTWIN, encoded by the coding sequence TTGAAGGGATGGAATATGTTTGCTGAAATTAAGCAGTACAAATTAAAGGGATTCAATAAATCTCAAGTAAGTAGATTTCTTAAGATTAACTACAAGACAGTAGATAAATACTGGAATATGTCTTATGAAGAATATGCAGAACTAAAGGAGGAGGCTAAGAATAGAAGAAAGAAAGTTGATAAACATAGGGAATTAATATTATCTTGGATAAAGGAATTTAGAGATATATCTACTGCTCAAATATATGATTGGCTCAAAGAAAGGTATAGTGAAGTGGATTTTAGCGATAGAACATTAAGACTTTATGTAAAGGATTTAAGGGAAAAATATGAACTGCCTAAAGTTCCTTGTGCAAGGCAGTACGAGGAGATTCCAGAGCTTCCAATGGGATATCAAGCACAAGTAGATTTAGGTCAAACTTGGTTATCCAAGCGTGATGGCTCAAAAATTAAAGCATATTGTTTTGCAATGGTACTTTCTCATTCGAGATATAAGTTTCTATGGTGGAAAGATAAACCTTTTAATACACTATCATTCATAGAGGCTCATAATAAAGCTTTCGAATACTTTGGAGGCATGCCAAAAGAAATAGTATATGACCAAGATAGGATTTTGGCAGTATCAGAAAACCATGGAGATATTATCTTCACTGAAATGTTTCAAAACTACATAAGTAGCATGAAATTTAAGACTAGGCTATGCAGAGCTTTTGACCCAGAAAGCAAAGGAAAAATAGAAGCAGTAGTCAAATATGCAAAATATAACTTTGCAAAGCATAGAGCCTTTATAGATATTGATTTACTAAATGAAGACTCATTTAAATGGTTAGATAGAACTGGTAATGCTAAAGTACATGAAATAACAAGAAAGGTACCTAAAGAAGTGTTTACTCTGGAAAAGGAACACTTACAGAAAGTACCTAGCCTGTTTGAAAATATTCAACTTAATAATAGTTTAACCTATACCGTTAGAAAAAACAATACCATATCATACAAACAAAATAGATACCAGGTTCCAAAAGGCACATACAGACCAGGTAAAGAAGTTAAACTAATAATAAATGATAATAAGATGAATATAGTCGATTTAGATACTGAATTAGTTATTGCAACTCACAGTATCAGTAATCAAAAGGGCAAGCTAATTCAAATATATCATCCAGAAAGAGAAAAAAAGAAAACCAGAGACGAAATGTATGATAAAGCCCTAAAGGCTCTTGGAATGACAGATGAAGCAAAAGAGCTATTAGATAACATACGAAAAGAAAAAGAGAGATATTGTAGAGATCAGTTTGGATTAATAATATCAGTAGTAAAGGATTATGACGAAAAGCTAGTAGGACAAGCAGTAGAATACTGTGTAAAACGAAAGCTATTTAGTGCAGGAATGTTTAAAGATACACTAGAATATTTGAGTATAAAAAAAGAAACAGGTTCAGAAAAGAAATATGATAAAGCAAATCTATCCATCTCTTCAAAGTACCAAGATGTAAAACCAGAGATCAGAAACATTGATGAATATATAAATGCTTTGAAGGGAGATAAAAAGACATGGATAAACTAG
- a CDS encoding UvrD-helicase domain-containing protein, with amino-acid sequence MKNKLFIASAGAGKTTLFVKRAMDCKETVLITTFTEGNKEEIKKKFFELNNGAIPSHVTIRTWFSFLIEHGAKPYQGKLTNKKINGLLLVNQKSGIKARRGKFISYYGEKDIDKHYFSKEYKIYSDKLSKFVVKCNEKSNGYVIDRISSLFKYIFIDEVQDMAGYDLEFIKLLLNSKSIIKMAGDPRQVTYHTHFAQKYRKYSNGKIDDFILNECNNLQCDIDNTTLRGSWRNNQIICEFANSIFPEEPSFGSLETEVTNHDGVYLVREKDVERYLKEYNPLQLRYSKSKKVNQRYRVKNFGESKGSTYNRVLVYPTKKIEDWLFDNKELDNFEIKCKFYVAITRARYSVAIVCKNNLKTRILPFYE; translated from the coding sequence ATGAAAAACAAACTTTTTATAGCATCTGCAGGTGCGGGAAAAACAACACTTTTTGTAAAAAGGGCTATGGATTGTAAGGAAACTGTACTAATAACTACATTTACAGAGGGAAATAAAGAAGAGATAAAAAAGAAGTTTTTTGAATTAAATAATGGAGCTATACCATCACATGTAACAATTAGGACTTGGTTTTCATTTCTTATTGAACATGGTGCAAAGCCGTACCAGGGAAAATTAACAAATAAAAAGATAAATGGTCTATTATTAGTAAACCAAAAGTCAGGCATAAAGGCTAGAAGAGGAAAATTCATCTCATATTATGGTGAAAAAGATATAGATAAACATTATTTTAGTAAAGAATATAAAATATACTCCGATAAACTTTCTAAATTTGTAGTCAAATGTAACGAGAAAAGTAATGGATATGTTATTGATAGAATATCATCATTATTCAAATATATATTTATTGATGAAGTTCAAGATATGGCAGGATATGATTTAGAGTTTATAAAATTACTATTAAATTCAAAGTCTATAATTAAGATGGCAGGTGATCCTAGACAGGTGACATATCATACACATTTTGCACAAAAATATAGAAAATATTCAAATGGAAAAATTGATGATTTTATCCTCAATGAGTGCAATAATCTACAATGTGATATTGACAATACAACACTTAGAGGAAGTTGGCGAAACAATCAAATTATATGTGAGTTTGCAAATAGTATATTCCCAGAAGAACCAAGTTTTGGTTCCTTAGAAACAGAGGTTACGAATCATGATGGTGTTTATTTAGTAAGGGAGAAAGATGTTGAAAGATATTTGAAAGAATATAACCCACTTCAGTTAAGATATTCTAAATCTAAAAAGGTAAACCAAAGATATAGAGTGAAAAATTTTGGAGAATCTAAGGGTAGCACATATAATCGTGTTTTGGTATATCCAACAAAAAAGATTGAAGATTGGTTATTTGATAATAAAGAATTGGACAATTTTGAGATCAAGTGCAAATTTTATGTCGCTATAACAAGAGCAAGATATAGCGTAGCAATAGTATGTAAGAACAATTTAAAGACAAGGATATTACCTTTTTATGAATAA
- the istB gene encoding IS21-like element helper ATPase IstB: MDKLEQIKEHAKELSLNYLRINADKIIEEADLNDYSYQDILIKILENEIEIRNKKAQERRLKNAGFPVIKKIEDFDLDFQKSITKKQINRLLEMEWIDRMYNLIFLGPPGVGKTHLSISLGYKAVELGYKVSFVTMDNLMHVLKTHEISRKSKGKMNRILSSSLVIIDELGYLPITREEANLFFQLVSALHEQASIIITSNKGLEDWTELLGDPALTTAVLDRITYRCELFSMSGKSYRLEHRKSLF, translated from the coding sequence ATGGATAAACTAGAGCAAATTAAAGAACATGCAAAAGAACTTAGCCTGAATTACTTAAGAATTAACGCAGATAAAATTATTGAGGAAGCTGATTTAAACGATTACTCATATCAAGATATATTAATAAAAATACTTGAAAATGAAATAGAAATAAGAAATAAAAAAGCACAAGAAAGAAGATTAAAGAATGCAGGATTTCCGGTAATAAAGAAAATAGAAGACTTTGACTTAGATTTTCAAAAATCTATAACAAAGAAACAGATAAATAGGCTATTAGAAATGGAGTGGATAGATAGGATGTATAATCTTATCTTCCTAGGCCCTCCAGGTGTAGGAAAGACGCATCTATCAATTTCATTAGGATATAAAGCAGTAGAATTAGGGTATAAGGTTAGCTTTGTAACAATGGATAACCTGATGCACGTACTAAAAACACACGAAATATCAAGAAAGAGCAAAGGAAAAATGAATAGAATACTATCTTCAAGCCTTGTAATAATAGACGAACTAGGTTACCTTCCAATAACAAGAGAAGAAGCAAATCTATTTTTTCAGTTAGTATCGGCACTTCATGAACAGGCTTCAATTATTATCACATCTAATAAAGGCTTAGAAGATTGGACAGAGCTATTAGGAGATCCTGCTTTAACAACAGCAGTATTAGACAGAATTACATACAGATGTGAGCTTTTTAGCATGTCTGGCAAGAGCTATAGACTAGAACACAGAAAGTCATTATTCTAA
- a CDS encoding virulence RhuM family protein — protein MDTNQKGEILIYQTEKGETKIDVYMEDGTIWLTQKHIAQLYGKSVNTINEHIKNIFSDGELKESSTIREFRIVQNEGGREVARDTKFYNLDMILAIGYRVRSNVGVQFRNWTSKVLKEYMQKGFVMNDERLKNPKKFGEDYFDELLERIRDIRASEKRFYQKIKDIYSLSVDYNPALESTKDFFATVQNKLLYAVTGQTAAELITERADGSKDNMGLTAFKGAVVRKGDINISKNYLQEDEITDLNRIVTMFLDHAEDMARGKMPMTMKDWDNSLNEFLQFRRREILEGKGKVSREDMERKVLQEYAAYNTRRLNAPPEDEMIDELPEIEK, from the coding sequence TTGGATACAAATCAAAAAGGTGAAATCCTTATTTACCAAACCGAAAAAGGTGAAACTAAGATTGATGTTTATATGGAAGATGGTACTATATGGCTTACCCAAAAACATATAGCTCAACTTTATGGAAAAAGTGTTAATACTATTAATGAACATATAAAAAATATTTTTTCAGATGGCGAATTAAAAGAAAGTTCAACTATTCGGGAATTCCGAATAGTTCAAAATGAGGGAGGACGTGAGGTTGCAAGAGATACAAAATTCTACAACCTCGATATGATCCTTGCTATAGGCTATCGTGTTCGCTCTAATGTAGGGGTTCAGTTTCGTAACTGGACAAGCAAAGTCCTTAAAGAATATATGCAAAAAGGATTTGTAATGAATGATGAACGGTTAAAGAATCCTAAAAAATTTGGGGAAGACTATTTTGATGAACTCTTAGAACGTATTCGTGATATAAGGGCATCAGAAAAGAGATTCTATCAAAAAATAAAAGATATTTATAGTCTGTCTGTTGATTATAATCCTGCTCTTGAGAGCACAAAAGATTTTTTTGCAACTGTTCAGAATAAATTACTCTATGCTGTTACAGGGCAAACAGCAGCTGAACTTATTACAGAGAGGGCAGATGGTTCTAAGGACAATATGGGTCTTACTGCTTTTAAAGGAGCTGTTGTTCGTAAAGGTGATATTAATATTTCAAAAAATTACTTACAAGAAGATGAGATAACTGATCTTAATCGTATTGTAACTATGTTTCTTGACCATGCAGAAGATATGGCAAGAGGGAAAATGCCTATGACAATGAAAGACTGGGATAACTCGCTTAATGAATTTTTACAGTTTAGACGTAGAGAAATCTTAGAGGGCAAAGGTAAAGTGTCTCGTGAAGATATGGAGCGTAAGGTATTACAAGAGTATGCAGCCTACAATACTAGAAGATTAAATGCTCCACCAGAAGATGAAATGATAGATGAGTTACCTGAAATTGAAAAATAA
- a CDS encoding transposase, producing the protein MGTKKHYSKEFKQDAVNYYYSSGKSIKAVAEDLKVSTTGLNNWIQNAKNNDGVVNHRGSGNYSSDAEKEIAKLKKELRDKEDALEILKKAIGILNKD; encoded by the coding sequence ATGGGAACTAAAAAGCATTACAGTAAAGAATTTAAACAAGATGCAGTTAATTATTATTATTCATCTGGCAAATCAATCAAAGCAGTAGCAGAAGATTTAAAGGTTAGTACTACAGGTCTTAATAATTGGATTCAAAACGCCAAAAATAATGATGGAGTAGTAAATCATAGAGGTTCTGGTAATTATTCATCAGATGCAGAAAAAGAAATTGCAAAACTAAAAAAAGAACTTAGAGATAAAGAGGATGCACTCGAAATACTAAAAAAGGCCATAGGCATACTGAACAAAGATTAA
- a CDS encoding AAA family ATPase, with the protein MIKKIIIENFKCIYGRFELDFNEGINILVGNNEAGKSTILEAIHLALSGIFRGKLIKGNLSQYLFNYDVVNKYLNDINDGKSSEPPYILIELYMDDGFPELEGDMYTHENLSGKIYGVSMKISLDEKYYEEYESLVKAGNVMSLPIEYYDVEWYSFSRKALTSRSIPIKSSFIDVGFSKFWNGSDIYISRIVQNILDTDEKTKVAQAFRKAKEEFSKDPSITNINSKITGVSKLSDKKIELSVDLGTRSTWDGNLITQLDKIPFDFIGKGEQAIIKTDLALSNKRSESSSIILIEEPECHISHTRLNQLLKNIKENYEDKQIILSTHSSFVSNKLGLDNLILLNQQNTVRFDKLESKDFFEKISGYDTLRFILSKKAILVEGDSDELIIQRAYMDNHGGRLPIEDGVEVISVGTSFLRFLEIAKYLNFDIKVVTDNDGDVDALERKYKDYINENKKENIDICYDKKVYEGDLTVGKYNKPFNYNTLEPLLLRENSLEKLNLIFGTDYKTENELHKFMRTHKTDCALKIFSSEQCIKYPKYIMRAIV; encoded by the coding sequence ATGATAAAAAAGATTATAATTGAGAATTTCAAATGTATTTATGGGAGATTTGAATTAGACTTTAATGAAGGAATTAATATATTAGTAGGGAATAATGAGGCAGGGAAATCGACAATTCTAGAGGCTATACATCTAGCCCTTAGTGGTATTTTTCGTGGAAAGTTGATAAAGGGAAATTTGAGCCAGTACTTATTTAATTATGATGTTGTTAACAAATATTTAAATGATATTAATGATGGGAAATCTTCTGAGCCACCATATATCTTAATTGAATTATATATGGATGATGGTTTTCCAGAATTAGAAGGTGACATGTATACACATGAAAATTTGAGTGGCAAGATTTATGGAGTATCTATGAAAATTTCTTTAGATGAAAAGTACTATGAGGAATACGAATCTCTAGTAAAAGCAGGTAATGTTATGAGTTTACCGATTGAATACTATGATGTAGAATGGTATTCTTTTTCACGTAAAGCACTTACATCTAGAAGTATTCCTATAAAATCTTCGTTTATAGATGTTGGATTTAGTAAATTTTGGAATGGCTCAGATATTTATATTTCAAGAATAGTTCAAAATATACTTGATACGGATGAAAAAACAAAAGTGGCTCAGGCATTTAGAAAAGCAAAAGAGGAATTTTCTAAAGACCCATCAATTACTAACATTAACTCCAAAATCACAGGGGTTTCAAAATTAAGTGATAAGAAAATAGAACTTTCTGTTGATTTAGGTACCCGTTCTACATGGGATGGTAATCTTATTACACAACTTGATAAAATTCCATTTGATTTTATTGGTAAGGGTGAGCAGGCAATAATAAAGACTGATTTAGCATTATCAAATAAAAGATCAGAATCATCTTCAATTATACTTATAGAGGAGCCGGAATGTCATATTAGCCATACTAGGCTTAATCAACTATTGAAAAACATTAAAGAAAATTATGAAGATAAACAAATTATTCTATCAACACATAGTAGTTTTGTTTCTAATAAACTGGGGTTAGATAATCTAATTTTATTAAATCAGCAAAATACTGTTAGGTTTGATAAATTAGAGTCAAAAGACTTCTTTGAAAAAATTTCAGGTTATGATACATTGAGATTTATTCTTAGCAAAAAAGCTATTTTAGTAGAAGGAGATTCAGACGAGCTTATAATTCAAAGGGCATATATGGATAACCATGGGGGAAGACTTCCTATTGAAGATGGTGTTGAGGTTATTTCAGTAGGGACATCATTCTTAAGATTTTTAGAGATTGCTAAATATCTTAACTTTGATATTAAAGTTGTAACAGATAATGATGGTGATGTAGATGCTTTAGAAAGAAAATATAAAGATTATATTAATGAAAATAAAAAAGAAAATATTGATATATGTTATGATAAAAAGGTATATGAGGGAGATTTAACTGTAGGCAAATATAATAAACCTTTTAATTATAATACTTTAGAACCTCTCTTATTAAGAGAGAACAGTTTAGAAAAATTAAATTTAATATTTGGTACTGATTATAAAACGGAGAATGAATTACATAAATTTATGAGAACACACAAAACTGACTGTGCTTTAAAAATATTTTCCTCTGAACAATGTATAAAGTATCCTAAATATATTATGAGGGCCATCGTATGA